One window of the Camelina sativa cultivar DH55 chromosome 1, Cs, whole genome shotgun sequence genome contains the following:
- the LOC104793910 gene encoding BTB/POZ domain-containing protein At2g04740-like, with product MSSSWTLESDLEDLDLDLQDYKPSVPLKKVPNGDVFEASRAGDVDRLRYLLETGVNVNARDRWDSVALYYACLAGHIDAARLLLENGAICSEHTFDGDRCHYASLNLRIRKLLKAFEARPPPLGPLQASLRETFLGCCHNRDYLKQASNADLDVSVSGDSPSEFGSSNYFPPDVMFFVQGRPIEAHRVILSARSPYFKQKFENEWKDRREVRFSKEKLSYPALCSLIHFFYSDRLEISVDDMEDLVRICKVCKCESLQKIIEKELIHQRYAEYKTHRDLDNSMKRFILQGISLPVEDRLSASLHRILRVSLAKSFVGDTGVGDSVDSLADVCVKVDKRTFYCHQVILASRSEYFRARLSRVNDFHEGTNGLPGDNTLPFLEEHDLSAEAFEKMIEYMYTDGLKEISPNQAEEIFDVASRYLLFPLKRAVADALLPHLETATPAELCQWLVLSDMYGVLKIREYCLDLVACNFEAFVETREFKAMLLTLPPPSGDSSLRTTVPSAPGAMMTTDQGNLLDDLREKWLEAEALELDMRDESALIFDKRLAMLVEMAEREISESEAEDYKDTSA from the exons ATGTCCTCATCTTGGACTCTTGAATCCGACCTAGAAGATCTCGACCTCGACCTCCAAGATTACAAACCATCCGTACCTTTAAAAAAAGTCCCAAACGGCGACGTTTTCGAAGCTTCACGCGCCGGTGACGTCGACAGGCTCCGGTACCTTCTTGAAACTGGAGTCAACGTCAACGCACGTGACCGTTGGGACTCTGTTGCTCTCTACTACGCTTGTCTCGCTGGTCACATAGATGCTGCTCGATTGCTTCTAGAGAACGGTGCGATTTGCTCTGAACATACTTTTGATGGTGATCGTTGTCACTACGCTTCTCTTAATTTGAGGATTCGGAAGCTTCTTAAGGCTTTTGAAGCTCGTCCTCCTCCGCTTGGTCCTTTGCAAGCTTCACTTAGGGAAACGTTTTTGGGATGTTGTCATAATCGAGATTATCTGAAACAAGCTTCAAATGCTGATCTTGATGTTTCTG TTTCAGGAGATTCTCCGAGTGAGTTTGGTAGTTCCAATTACTTCCCACCGGATGTGATGTTTTTTGTGCAAGGTAGACCTATTGAAGCTCACAGGGTTATCTTAAGTGCACGATCTCCATATTTCAAGCAAAAGTTTGAGAATGAATGGAAAGACCGGAGAGAAGTTCGATTCTCGAAAGAGAAGCTTTCGTATCCTGCTCTTTGTAGCCTCATCCACTTCTTTTACTCAGATAGGCTGGAGATATCGGTTGATGATATGGAAGATCTTGTTAGGATCTGCAAAGTTTGTAAATGTGAATCATTGCAGAAAATTATTGAGAAGGAACTGATTCACCAGAGATATGCTGAGTACAAGACACATAGAGATCTTGATAACTCCATGAAACGGTTCATCTTACAGGGTATATCTCTTCCGGTTGAAGACAGgctttctgcttctttgcatAGGATTCTTCGAGTTTCCCTTGCGAAATCGTTTGTTGGGGACACAGGAGTCGGTGATTCTGTGGATAGTCTTGCTGATGTTTGTGTTAAAGTTGATAAAAGAACTTTCTATTGCCATCAAGTTATTCTAGCTTCGAGATCAGAGTACTTCAGAGCACGATTATCCCGAGTGAATGATTTCCATGAGGGAACTAATGGCTTGCCAGGTGATAATACTCTTCCATTTCTTGAAGAACATGATTTGAGCGCAGAGGCTTTTGAGAAGATGATTGAGTATAT GTACACCGATGGCTTGAAGGAGATCAGTCCGAATCAG GCTGAGGAGATCTTTGATGTTGCATCTCGCTACTTGCTGTTTCCTCTTAAACGTGCTGTGGCTGACGCCTTGTTACCTCACTTGGAAACTGCCACACCTGCAGAACTCTGTCAGTGGCTGGTTTTGTCAGATAT GTACGGTGTATTGAAGATAAGAGAGTACTGCCTAGACTTGGTTGCTTGTAATTTCGAGGCATTTGTTGAAACCCGCGAGTTCAAGGCAATGCTACTAACATTGCCACCACCATCAGGGGACTCTTCACTTCGAACCACAGTTCCAAGTGCACCAGGTGCCATGATGACCACGGACCAAGGGAATCTCCTTGATGATCTGAGAGAGAAGTGGCTTGAAGCAGAGGCTTTAGAGCTTGACATGAGAGACGAGAGTGCTTTGATTTTTGATAAGCGCCTTGCCATGCTCGTGGAAATGGCAGAGCGAGAGATATCCGAATCAGAAGCTGAGGACTACAAAGACACCAGCGCATGA
- the LOC104793901 gene encoding fimbrin-4-like, translating into MSSYVGVLVSDPWLQSQFTQVKLRTLKSKFYSTKTRFGRVTVKHLPPVFAKLKDFKRTFDENKIKTILDESYPNRSEEVEFETFLRAFLSVQSRGSKGASSFLKTGTTTFHHAINESEKASYVSHINNYLRDDPLLKSYLPINPTTNALFDLVKDGVLLCKLINVAVPGTIDERAMNMKKELNPWERTENLSLCLNSAKAIGCTVVNIGTQDIAEGTPHLVLGLIFQIIKIQFLADLNLKKTPQLVELVEANQDMEELMGLAPEKLLLKWMNYHLKKAGYEKQVTNFSSDVKDGEAYTYLLNALAPEHSTHVTLEMKDPSERAKKVLEQAEKLDCKRFLSPNDIVEGSANLNLAFVAQLFHQRNGLSDESPKMPASVAEKIVTDDDEETCREERCFRLWINSLGAVTYVDNVFEDVRNGWILLEVLDKVSPGSVNWKHANKPPIKMPFKKVENCNQVIKIGKELKFSLVNVDGHDIVQGNKKLILAFLWQLMRHTMLQILNNLRSHWQGEDITEADILNWANRKVKKTGRTSQAVSFKDNNLSNGLFFLDLLGAVEPRVVNWSLVSKGETEEEKNLNATYIISVARKLGCSIFLLPEDIIEVNQKMLLILAASIMNWSLQQQSDTEFTVSDDTDVSSVTEEVSNLSTDDGSSMSERMML; encoded by the exons ATGTCTAGTTATGTTGGTGTTCTTGTCTCTGATCCATGGCTACAGAGCCAATTCACACAAGTGAAATTACGTACTCTTAAATCCAAG TTTTATTCGACAAAAACTCGATTTGGTCGTGTCACGGTGAAACATTTACCACCAGTGTTtgcaaaattaaaagatttcaaACGCACGTTTGATGAAAATAAGATCAAAACTATATTGGATGAGTCTTATCCCAATCGCTCTGAGGAAGTCGAGTTCGAGACCTTTCTCCGG GCCTTTTTAAGTGTGCAATCCCGAGGTTCAAAGGGCGCTTCATCGTTTCTCAAGACAGGAACTACAACGTTCCACCACGCAATAAATGAGTCCGAGAAAGCTTCCTATGTGTCACATATCAATAACTACCTTAGAGATGATCCTCTCTTGAAGAGCTATCTTCCAATCAATCCTACTACAAATGCTTTGTTTGATCTTGTTAAAGATGGTGTTCTGTTGTG TAAGCTTATAAACGTAGCTGTGCCTGGGACAATAGATGAAAGAGCGATGAACATGAAGAAAGAGCTGAACCCATGGGAGAGAACTGAAAACCTTTCACTCTGTCTCAACTCTGCAAAGGCGATAGGCTGCACCGTCGTCAACATTGGAACTCAGGACATTGCTGAAGGGACA CCACATCTTGTACTTGGGTTGATCTTTCAGATTATAAAG ATACAATTTTTGGCTGATCTCAATCTTAAGAAAACGCCACAACTTGTTGAGTTAGTGGAAGCAAACCAg GATATGGAGGAGCTTATGGGACTAGCACCTGAGAAGCTTTTGCTAAAATGGATGAATTATCATCTTAAGAAAGCTGGTTATGAGAAACAAGTCACCAATTTCTCTTCTGATGTTAAG GATGGAGAGGCATATACATACCTGCTAAATGCTCTAGCCCCAGAACACAGCACACATGTGACATTAGAGATGAAAGACCCTTCAGAAAGAGCAAAGAAGGTCCTTGAGCAAGCAGAGAAGCTGGACTGTAAAAGATTCCTTTCTCCTAATGATATAGTTGAAGGCTCTGCAAATCTTAATCTTGCATTTGTTGCACAACTGTTTCACCAAAG GAATGGATTGTCTGATGAGAGTCCAAAGATGCCTGCATCCGTTGCTGAGAAGATTGTCacagacgacgacgaagaaactTGTCGAGAAGAAAGATGCTTTCGCCTCTGGATTAACAGTCTTGGTGCTGTGACTTATGTCGATAATGTTTTCGAGGATGTTAGAAATGG GTGGATTCTTCTTGAAGTTCTTGACAAAGTATCACCAGGCTCGGTTAACTGGAAGCACGCGAATAAACCTCCAATCAAAATGCCATTCAAAAAGGTTGAGAACTGCAACCAAGTTATCAAGATTGGGAAAGAGTTGAAATTCTCGCTTGTCAATGTAGATGGTCATGACATTGTGCAAGGAAATAAAAAGCTCATTCTCG CTTTTTTGTGGCAATTGATGAGACACACAATGCTACAAATCCTCAACAACTTGAGATCTCACTGGCAAGGTGAAGATATAACAGAGGCAGATATTCTAAACTGGGCAAATCGGAAAGTCAAGAAAACGGGTCGAACCTCACAAGCCGTGAGCTTCAAG GACAATAATCTGTCAAATGGATTATTCTTTTTGGATCTTTTGGGTGCTGTAGAGCCAAGAGTTGTAAACTGGAGTCTTGTATCTAAAGGAGAAACAG AAGAGGAAAAGAATTTGAATGCAACATACATAATAAGTGTTGCAAGGAAGCTTGGATGCTCAATTTTCTTGTTGCCTGAAGATATTATAGAG GTAAACCAGAAAATGCTGCTGATATTAGCTGCTAGCATCATGAATTGGAGCCTTCAGCAACAATCAGACACTGAGTTTACTGTCTCTGATGATACTGATGTGAGCTCTGTGACAGAAGAGGTCTCTAATTTGTCAACAGACGATGGATCTTCAATGTCTGAAAGGATGATGTTGTAA